One Paenibacillus riograndensis SBR5 DNA segment encodes these proteins:
- a CDS encoding glycoside-pentoside-hexuronide (GPH):cation symporter has product MAIREESNQKLSLLEKVSYGLGDTASNLIYAVVTTYLTFYFTDVYGIGAAAVGTLLLVARLVDMVDSPIFGILIDKTHTKWGKSRPWILWSCFPFTIVTILLFMGPELSASGKLVYAYIFYIASNILYTAVNNPLTTLLPSLSSEIQERTVANSFRMFGGQLGGLLVNLTLLPLVAFFGNGDQQKGFFHTMILFGAVGLVMFLITFFNTRERVQDRSGGKSLPVRESVKAIKGNMPWVAGVLIGVVFFILYVVKLSSGIYYITYNLNQPDLVTTANTLGSLTLVGIICVPFLTKKYSKKTLMIAGMAVSLLGQLIIYLGGDSTAMVLTGIVVGAVGLGLPVGLLFALIADTVDYGEWKSGVRAQGLLASTASGIAIKLGSGLGGAIPAWLLAAGGYVANQTQTPTALRMIEISFIWLPILLCIVSILILVFLYRWDKPHHEIVAELEARRAQ; this is encoded by the coding sequence ATGGCGATAAGAGAAGAGTCCAATCAAAAGTTATCCTTATTGGAAAAAGTAAGCTACGGTTTGGGAGATACGGCTTCAAACTTGATTTATGCGGTGGTTACCACTTATTTAACCTTCTATTTTACGGATGTCTATGGCATTGGCGCTGCCGCAGTAGGTACACTATTGTTGGTTGCAAGACTTGTGGATATGGTGGACAGTCCTATTTTCGGCATCCTTATCGACAAGACGCATACCAAATGGGGGAAATCAAGACCGTGGATTTTATGGTCCTGCTTTCCGTTTACCATCGTGACGATCCTGTTGTTTATGGGACCTGAGTTAAGCGCGTCCGGTAAACTGGTGTATGCTTACATTTTCTATATTGCTTCCAACATTCTGTATACAGCCGTTAACAATCCGTTAACTACCTTGCTTCCCAGCTTGTCCAGTGAAATTCAGGAACGAACGGTGGCCAACTCTTTTCGGATGTTTGGCGGGCAACTGGGCGGATTGCTGGTCAATCTGACGTTATTGCCGCTTGTCGCATTTTTCGGGAATGGGGATCAGCAAAAGGGCTTCTTCCATACGATGATTCTTTTTGGCGCAGTGGGGCTGGTGATGTTCCTGATCACATTTTTCAATACAAGAGAACGTGTTCAGGATAGATCCGGGGGCAAATCATTGCCTGTCAGGGAGAGCGTCAAAGCAATTAAAGGCAATATGCCATGGGTTGCCGGGGTTTTAATAGGCGTTGTATTTTTTATCTTGTACGTGGTGAAATTGTCGTCGGGCATTTATTACATTACCTACAATCTGAATCAGCCTGACCTCGTTACTACGGCCAATACGCTCGGCTCGTTGACCCTTGTGGGAATTATCTGTGTGCCGTTCTTAACCAAGAAGTATAGTAAAAAAACGTTGATGATCGCCGGAATGGCCGTCAGCCTGCTCGGTCAGCTGATTATTTATCTCGGTGGCGACAGTACGGCTATGGTGCTTACGGGTATAGTCGTTGGTGCCGTTGGTCTGGGATTGCCTGTCGGGTTATTGTTTGCACTTATTGCCGATACGGTGGATTATGGTGAATGGAAATCAGGCGTTCGCGCGCAAGGCTTGCTTGCTTCCACCGCTTCCGGGATCGCCATTAAACTAGGGTCCGGTCTAGGCGGAGCGATTCCGGCCTGGTTGCTTGCGGCAGGGGGATATGTTGCCAATCAAACCCAGACACCGACCGCACTTCGGATGATAGAAATCAGTTTCATCTGGCTGCCGATCCTGTTATGTATAGTGTCGATTCTCATTTTGGTTTTTCTATACCGTTGGGACAAACCCCATCATGAGATTGTTGCGGAATTGGAAGCGCGAAGAGCTCAATAG
- a CDS encoding carbohydrate ABC transporter permease, whose product METVQTRPAVTVKPTKKAGKSKNVLIAYLFLLPWLIGLFVLTLWPFINSFYLSLTESSLRSTTFVGLQNYIDMLSDARFWKSMEVTLKYVVLSVPLKLAMALFVAILLYKASLGMTIYRTLFYLPSLIGGSVAVAVMWRNIFGMEGLLNSFLSLMGITGKEWLGQPDYALYVLILLVVWQFGSSMVIFLAGLKNVPGDLYEAAQIDGAGSVARFFKITLPMISPILLFNLILQTISSFQVFTQGYIITKGGPMDETLFSVLYIYDLAFKQQRMGYASAVSWTLLLLIAAVTALIFLTSKRWVYYENDTKARGK is encoded by the coding sequence ATGGAAACTGTACAAACCCGGCCAGCTGTTACTGTTAAACCAACTAAAAAGGCCGGAAAATCCAAAAATGTCTTGATTGCCTACCTGTTTCTGCTTCCTTGGCTAATTGGACTATTCGTTCTAACTCTATGGCCCTTTATCAATTCTTTCTATTTATCGCTGACTGAAAGCAGCCTCAGAAGCACCACCTTTGTCGGTCTGCAAAATTATATAGATATGTTGAGCGATGCCCGGTTCTGGAAGTCCATGGAGGTTACGCTTAAATATGTTGTCCTTTCGGTCCCGCTTAAACTGGCTATGGCATTGTTTGTTGCCATCCTGCTATATAAGGCTTCGCTGGGAATGACGATTTACAGAACGCTGTTCTATCTGCCATCGCTTATTGGCGGAAGCGTTGCTGTAGCAGTGATGTGGCGTAACATTTTTGGTATGGAAGGTCTGCTGAACAGCTTTCTCAGCTTGATGGGGATTACCGGAAAAGAGTGGCTGGGCCAGCCGGACTATGCTTTGTATGTCCTGATCCTGCTTGTCGTATGGCAATTTGGTTCCTCCATGGTTATTTTTCTGGCGGGGCTCAAAAATGTTCCCGGAGATCTCTATGAAGCTGCACAGATTGACGGTGCAGGTTCTGTTGCCCGATTCTTCAAAATTACGCTGCCAATGATTTCTCCAATCCTGCTGTTTAACCTGATTCTGCAAACGATAAGTTCGTTCCAGGTCTTCACCCAGGGCTATATTATTACCAAAGGCGGACCTATGGACGAAACGCTGTTCTCCGTACTGTATATTTACGATCTGGCTTTCAAACAACAGCGTATGGGATATGCTTCGGCAGTCTCCTGGACACTGCTGCTGCTGATTGCGGCGGTGACAGCCCTTATTTTCCTGACTTCCAAACGCTGGGTTTACTATGAAAATGATACGAAAGCGAGGGGCAAATAA
- a CDS encoding GH39 family glycosyl hydrolase, protein MKYSVIQIPYLPGCPVHVKINETNSEELHRHSGLEIIWLFTGKLKVTIGQNDYHLHENNLLLINHFESHRVIPQALNTRFIQLHVDSLYIYKHNHDFYNLNYDLKSFKNSEDNQHPYDVVRILFSQLVGKGEENKEVLRLLGYITSRFSKKLSSPEPDNRASNKEFNIVQQILNRVELDFKGKVTLNQIAQEQHYNSSYLSDIFRKNVGVTFKAYLEEVRIRYSLFLLQNQETSITNIALSSGFSDEKSYYKAIKDKFSLTPLQLRKKHLEENHDGLALTGSSKEQLIHHYASLPLELKAIEENTIQSTIVKDIQADGYELKQVWNKIMNIGSANTLLNQNIRDQIKEMREEIPIEYLRFEGVFNQELDVIQKDRDGLKFNWKFINNILDYTRELELKPFICLSYMPLLFASKSTSFFNYQGNTSPPKEMSQWLSLVQSFMMNCINRYGLDTVSEWYFQIWTELPAYGIHWSGTLEQYFELYKQTALLIKGISPSLKVGPAAENFHTDEQLSERLLGFCRENAVPLDFYSCNIYHNRVKFKDWLERSQTSPVDIKLIPFQYEAKNHTRHLLEKMHRLLETHYKEDIEFIVTRWNFSWDVTNFLHDTAFMATFIIDHMLDHSAAHAKAIGFLSASDILYEWDIKSNPFFGGTGLVNTEGIKKSAYYAFVFLSKLGSTVFAKGKNYIMTKRGENIQILAYNHTYPDQLFMKGGQPDQHSYDIFEESNDLLLNIHLQNIYGTYKCKQYSLNRNHGSAYDEWIRMGEYADLNHEETDYLKNISRPSLQLKQLTLTGDFHLTLHVPVHGVECIILNKFYK, encoded by the coding sequence TTGAAGTATTCCGTTATTCAGATTCCGTATCTGCCGGGGTGTCCGGTCCATGTCAAGATCAATGAGACTAATTCCGAAGAGCTGCATCGACACTCGGGGCTGGAGATCATCTGGCTCTTTACTGGAAAACTGAAGGTGACCATCGGCCAAAATGATTATCATCTGCATGAAAACAATCTGCTTTTAATTAACCATTTCGAATCCCATCGCGTAATTCCGCAAGCCTTAAATACCCGCTTTATTCAGTTGCACGTAGACAGCCTTTATATATATAAGCACAATCACGATTTCTATAACTTGAACTATGATCTGAAATCCTTCAAAAATAGTGAAGACAATCAACATCCGTATGATGTTGTTCGTATTTTATTCAGTCAATTGGTTGGGAAGGGGGAAGAAAATAAAGAGGTTCTCCGGTTGTTGGGCTACATAACGTCCCGTTTCAGTAAAAAGCTATCCTCGCCGGAACCGGACAATCGTGCTTCGAATAAAGAGTTTAATATTGTCCAGCAAATCTTGAACAGGGTTGAACTGGATTTCAAAGGGAAGGTTACGTTAAATCAAATTGCACAGGAACAGCATTACAATTCATCTTATCTGTCGGACATTTTCCGGAAAAACGTCGGGGTTACGTTTAAAGCTTATTTGGAAGAAGTCCGGATCAGGTATTCATTGTTTTTGCTGCAAAACCAGGAAACGTCAATTACGAACATAGCCTTATCCTCAGGCTTCAGTGATGAAAAAAGTTACTATAAAGCCATCAAAGATAAGTTTTCGTTAACCCCTCTGCAGCTGCGCAAAAAACATCTGGAGGAGAATCACGACGGCCTGGCTTTGACCGGCTCCTCCAAGGAGCAATTGATTCATCACTATGCCTCGCTTCCGCTCGAACTAAAAGCAATAGAGGAAAATACGATCCAATCCACCATTGTCAAGGATATTCAAGCGGATGGTTACGAATTAAAGCAGGTGTGGAACAAAATCATGAACATTGGATCTGCCAATACGCTGCTGAATCAGAATATACGCGATCAGATCAAAGAGATGCGGGAAGAAATCCCAATTGAATATTTACGTTTTGAAGGCGTATTCAATCAGGAATTGGATGTGATTCAGAAAGATCGGGACGGGTTAAAATTCAATTGGAAATTTATTAACAATATTCTGGATTATACCCGGGAGCTTGAACTCAAACCCTTTATTTGCCTGAGTTATATGCCGCTTTTATTTGCCAGCAAAAGCACCAGTTTTTTTAATTATCAGGGAAATACCTCGCCCCCAAAAGAAATGAGCCAGTGGCTGTCCCTGGTTCAATCCTTTATGATGAATTGCATTAATCGTTACGGCCTTGATACAGTTTCCGAATGGTATTTTCAAATATGGACCGAGCTTCCGGCATATGGGATTCATTGGAGCGGTACGCTTGAACAATATTTCGAATTATATAAGCAAACGGCGCTGCTCATTAAGGGAATATCTCCATCGCTCAAGGTCGGACCTGCAGCAGAAAATTTCCATACGGATGAGCAACTTTCTGAGAGACTGCTCGGGTTTTGCCGGGAAAATGCGGTACCCCTTGATTTTTACAGCTGCAATATCTACCATAACCGTGTCAAATTTAAAGATTGGCTGGAGCGGTCCCAAACAAGTCCTGTCGATATTAAGCTAATTCCGTTTCAATATGAAGCCAAAAATCATACCAGGCATTTGCTGGAAAAGATGCATCGCTTGCTGGAAACTCACTATAAGGAAGATATTGAATTCATCGTAACGCGCTGGAACTTTAGCTGGGATGTTACGAATTTCCTTCATGATACGGCTTTTATGGCCACCTTTATTATTGATCATATGCTTGATCACTCAGCGGCCCATGCCAAGGCCATCGGTTTTTTATCGGCTTCCGATATTCTCTATGAATGGGATATTAAAAGCAATCCCTTTTTTGGGGGGACAGGGCTGGTGAATACGGAAGGGATAAAGAAATCCGCGTATTATGCCTTCGTATTTTTATCTAAGCTGGGAAGCACCGTGTTTGCCAAAGGCAAAAATTATATCATGACCAAACGTGGAGAAAACATCCAAATATTAGCTTACAATCACACCTACCCTGACCAATTGTTCATGAAGGGAGGCCAACCGGATCAGCATTCGTATGATATTTTTGAGGAATCCAATGATTTACTGTTAAATATTCACCTGCAAAATATCTACGGAACCTATAAATGCAAACAATACAGTCTTAACCGGAACCATGGATCTGCTTATGACGAATGGATTCGTATGGGTGAATATGCTGATCTGAATCATGAAGAGACGGATTATTTGAAAAATATATCCAGACCTTCCCTGCAATTAAAGCAACTTACCTTAACCGGTGATTTTCATCTTACTCTGCATGTTCCGGTTCACGGGGTCGAATGCATCATCTTAAATAAGTTCTATAAGTAA
- a CDS encoding glycoside hydrolase family 43 protein, producing the protein MYLLSYFKESAEQFFLAGSMDGLHYTEWNGGLPLHISGIGTGRIRDPFLLIDSRGRYHLLWTDGWNSRSIGYASSLDLKQWENEQLIPLMEHLPETQNVWAPEAYYDSACEAYRIVWSSTIGAGPRNHRIWSVTTKDFVSFSPAELFFDPGYNVIDASIADTGSGYLMLFKDERGSNVQGTEYKAIRSCPVYSTSDGTVTFGPISELLTPALTEGPTLYELSVSHASSYRWIMLADGFQDASYTVMGSADLEHWQQIPAAEITLPPGLRHASVLRLPERFVQSLEKEGIHK; encoded by the coding sequence GTGTATCTGCTTAGTTATTTCAAAGAATCTGCCGAACAGTTTTTCCTTGCCGGAAGTATGGACGGGTTACACTATACAGAATGGAACGGCGGTCTGCCGCTGCATATATCCGGTATTGGGACGGGGCGGATTCGCGACCCCTTCCTGCTCATCGACAGCAGAGGACGTTATCATCTGCTCTGGACGGACGGCTGGAACAGCAGGAGTATAGGGTATGCATCTTCTCTTGATTTGAAGCAGTGGGAGAATGAACAGCTGATTCCGTTAATGGAGCATCTGCCTGAAACGCAAAATGTATGGGCTCCTGAGGCTTATTATGACAGCGCCTGCGAGGCTTACCGGATCGTTTGGTCATCAACAATAGGTGCAGGGCCGCGTAACCACCGGATCTGGTCAGTCACGACAAAGGACTTTGTCAGCTTTTCACCCGCCGAGCTGTTCTTCGACCCCGGATATAATGTTATTGATGCCAGTATCGCCGATACGGGCAGCGGGTATCTCATGCTCTTCAAGGACGAACGGGGCAGCAATGTCCAGGGGACAGAGTACAAGGCAATCCGGTCCTGCCCTGTCTACAGTACATCTGATGGCACGGTCACCTTTGGTCCTATCTCAGAACTTCTGACACCGGCCCTCACAGAAGGACCGACTTTATACGAGCTTAGCGTTAGTCACGCTTCAAGTTACAGATGGATCATGCTGGCAGATGGCTTTCAGGATGCCAGCTACACTGTGATGGGCTCTGCTGATCTGGAGCATTGGCAGCAGATCCCGGCTGCAGAGATAACCCTGCCGCCGGGACTGAGACATGCGTCCGTCCTCCGTCTCCCGGAACGATTCGTACAGTCTTTAGAGAAAGAAGGTATTCATAAATGA
- a CDS encoding carbohydrate ABC transporter permease, which translates to MALKTSAIAKNILLVLMALTMVYPIIWLLLGSFKANDEIFTATSLWPSQFYWSNYSDGWGAVPGFTFGKFILNSLLISMLCVAGCLLSSSLVAFPFARMNFPLKKIWFAILLGTLMLPTQVLLIPRYVMFSNFGWINTILPLIIPYFVASNAFFVYLMIQFMRGIPRELDEAALMDGCGPFRTFYNILLPNCKPVLYTMGIFAFLWSWDDYFDQLLYLNEVRKYTVPLALQMFVDNAAQINWGSLFAMSIIAIIPPVLIFFVAQKHFVEGVATSGIK; encoded by the coding sequence ATGGCGCTCAAAACCTCGGCTATCGCTAAAAATATTCTGCTGGTTCTGATGGCGCTGACAATGGTCTATCCGATTATCTGGCTGCTTCTGGGCAGCTTCAAGGCAAATGATGAGATTTTTACCGCAACCAGCCTTTGGCCAAGCCAGTTCTATTGGAGCAATTATTCAGACGGATGGGGAGCTGTGCCCGGATTCACCTTTGGCAAGTTTATTCTGAACTCGCTGCTTATTTCTATGCTCTGTGTGGCAGGCTGCCTGCTATCCAGTTCGCTAGTTGCATTCCCGTTTGCCCGTATGAATTTTCCGCTTAAAAAAATCTGGTTTGCCATTCTACTTGGCACGCTGATGCTGCCAACCCAGGTGCTGCTGATCCCAAGATATGTGATGTTTTCTAATTTTGGCTGGATCAATACGATTCTTCCGCTGATTATCCCTTATTTTGTAGCCAGTAATGCGTTTTTCGTATATCTGATGATCCAGTTTATGCGGGGAATTCCCCGGGAGCTGGATGAGGCTGCTCTGATGGACGGCTGCGGGCCGTTCCGGACGTTCTATAATATTCTGCTCCCCAACTGCAAGCCGGTTCTCTACACAATGGGGATCTTCGCCTTCTTGTGGAGCTGGGACGACTATTTTGACCAGCTGCTGTATCTAAATGAGGTTCGCAAGTATACAGTGCCGCTGGCGTTGCAGATGTTCGTTGACAATGCCGCCCAGATTAACTGGGGTTCATTGTTCGCCATGTCGATTATAGCAATCATCCCGCCGGTACTGATTTTCTTCGTCGCCCAGAAACACTTCGTAGAAGGTGTGGCTACCAGCGGAATTAAATAA
- a CDS encoding Gfo/Idh/MocA family protein has product MKNYAICGVSNRALIMFIEPLLTTFAGQHRIVALLDSDPLRFEVARSKFPALAGVPVYTPEAFDRMLKETGADTVIVSSRDDTHLDYILASLRHDIDVLAEKPMVIHAADAAKVMAAEAASKGKVTVLFNYRYNPIHRRIKEMILSGKVGRVTSVDLNWYVDTFHGSSYFRRWNRNRELSGGLSVHKSTHHFDLVNWWLDQKPQEVFAFGGLNYYGADSEHNPSRQDGRYCETCREREDCSYVMRWSTVDVRDDHLRAEDNSTPKYTNYRTDACIFDSDISIEDTYAATVKYDQGALLSYSINFSAPYEGYRLAINGTLGRIESTEYHEPSRVPFPIPQQTIDYYPLFGAKEIIYVVRGEGGHGGGDPVLLRDLFDHPDKHRGYEILAGAEAGAYSIAAGEAVWLSNREGRAITIEDLLQPVELYKF; this is encoded by the coding sequence ATGAAGAACTATGCAATCTGCGGTGTAAGCAACCGGGCGCTGATTATGTTTATTGAGCCGCTGCTAACCACCTTTGCCGGGCAGCACCGCATTGTAGCGCTGCTGGACAGTGACCCGCTGCGCTTTGAAGTCGCCCGCTCGAAGTTCCCTGCGCTGGCCGGGGTGCCAGTGTATACTCCGGAAGCATTCGACCGGATGCTGAAGGAGACGGGAGCTGATACGGTGATTGTATCCAGCCGGGATGATACCCATCTGGACTATATACTCGCCAGCCTCCGGCATGACATTGACGTGCTTGCTGAGAAACCAATGGTCATTCATGCGGCTGATGCTGCTAAAGTGATGGCAGCAGAAGCAGCCAGCAAAGGGAAGGTAACAGTACTATTCAACTACCGGTACAATCCGATTCACCGCCGCATCAAAGAGATGATTCTAAGCGGCAAGGTCGGGCGTGTTACCTCTGTTGATCTGAACTGGTATGTTGATACCTTTCACGGCTCCAGCTATTTCCGCCGCTGGAACAGAAACCGTGAGCTCTCAGGCGGGTTGTCTGTCCACAAATCGACTCATCACTTTGATTTGGTCAACTGGTGGCTGGATCAGAAGCCTCAGGAAGTATTCGCCTTCGGAGGGCTGAATTATTATGGAGCAGATTCTGAACATAATCCATCCCGGCAGGATGGGCGGTACTGCGAAACGTGCCGGGAACGAGAGGATTGCAGTTATGTCATGCGCTGGTCTACCGTCGATGTACGGGATGACCACCTGCGGGCGGAAGACAACTCCACCCCCAAGTACACCAATTACCGTACAGATGCCTGCATATTTGACTCGGATATTTCAATTGAGGATACTTATGCGGCTACTGTTAAGTATGATCAAGGGGCGCTGCTCAGCTATTCTATTAATTTTTCAGCCCCATATGAAGGGTACCGTCTGGCCATCAACGGAACACTAGGTAGAATTGAGAGTACTGAATATCATGAGCCAAGCCGTGTCCCTTTTCCGATTCCTCAGCAGACGATTGATTATTACCCGTTATTTGGAGCGAAGGAGATCATTTATGTGGTGCGGGGAGAAGGCGGACACGGCGGCGGTGACCCGGTACTGCTCCGCGATTTATTTGATCATCCCGACAAGCATCGCGGTTATGAAATTCTTGCCGGAGCGGAAGCAGGCGCGTATTCGATTGCGGCCGGTGAAGCAGTGTGGCTGTCCAACCGGGAGGGCAGAGCCATAACGATTGAGGATTTGCTGCAACCGGTTGAACTATACAAGTTCTGA
- a CDS encoding beta-glucosidase, which produces MKTNKQVRLSYTAKAKEIVSQMSLEEKIYLMSGRVSMEEMLEDFKERHYNWRPYPAGGNDRLGVPELKFVDGPRGVVSGNSTCFPVAMARGAAFDPELEERIGHAIGQEVRAQGGNFFGGVCINLPYNPGWGRSQEVYGEESFHLGVMGSSLVKGVQEENVIACVKHFAFNSMEWARFKVSVIADKRTEREVFLPHFKDCVDAGAGSVMSAYNLYHGVHCGHHDYLLNQVLKDEWDFDGFVISDFAWGIKDTVEAANGGMDVEMCHTKFFGGKLVEAVRNGQVSEEKIDESAVRIVRTLLAFTEADKDTYGKELIASKEHIALALEAAEKSMTLMKNDHHVLPFSKTETKRIAVIGELGSKGNIGDHGSSRVFPPYIVTPLEGIKRLLPNAEVIFDSGEDLEQAKQLAKSVDAVVFVAGYDHDDEGESVTNEDADLKAGGDRKNSLGLHTKDIELIKAVGPVNPNSAAVLIGGNMIMIEEWKQSVSSILMAYYPGMEGGTAIAKTLFGDVNPGGKLPFVVPVSESHLPQVDWDATEIKYDYYHGYAKLEKEGIEPSLPYGYGLSYTSFALSNASFKTVDDHIIAACEVENTGDVTGDEVVQLYVGFGNSGLDRPVKVLRGFKRITLKPGQKEKVEIACPVEKIKWFNPAANRWELEEMAYEVYIGTSSAEKHLIKGSINLH; this is translated from the coding sequence ATGAAGACCAATAAACAGGTTCGCTTATCATATACTGCGAAGGCGAAGGAAATTGTAAGCCAAATGAGCTTGGAGGAAAAAATATATCTCATGAGCGGAAGAGTCTCCATGGAGGAGATGCTGGAAGATTTTAAGGAGAGACATTACAACTGGAGACCTTATCCCGCCGGCGGAAATGACCGCTTGGGGGTGCCGGAACTGAAATTTGTCGACGGCCCTCGCGGAGTGGTATCCGGCAACAGCACCTGCTTTCCGGTAGCCATGGCAAGAGGTGCTGCCTTTGACCCTGAACTTGAAGAGCGCATTGGACATGCTATAGGCCAAGAGGTCCGCGCGCAAGGCGGCAATTTTTTTGGCGGCGTTTGCATTAACCTCCCGTATAACCCGGGCTGGGGCAGAAGCCAGGAAGTATACGGCGAGGAATCGTTCCACCTGGGCGTCATGGGTTCCTCGTTGGTAAAAGGGGTTCAGGAAGAAAATGTAATCGCTTGCGTGAAGCATTTTGCTTTCAATAGCATGGAGTGGGCCCGGTTTAAGGTGAGCGTCATCGCTGATAAACGTACGGAACGCGAGGTTTTTTTGCCGCACTTTAAGGATTGTGTAGATGCGGGTGCAGGCAGTGTAATGAGTGCCTATAACTTGTACCACGGTGTTCATTGCGGGCATCATGATTATTTGTTGAATCAGGTTTTGAAGGATGAGTGGGATTTTGACGGTTTTGTCATCAGTGATTTTGCCTGGGGCATCAAAGATACGGTTGAAGCTGCAAATGGCGGCATGGATGTTGAAATGTGCCATACGAAATTTTTTGGCGGCAAGCTGGTTGAAGCTGTAAGAAACGGTCAAGTCAGCGAAGAAAAAATCGATGAGTCGGCAGTAAGAATTGTGCGTACCTTACTGGCATTTACCGAAGCGGACAAGGATACGTACGGCAAGGAACTGATCGCAAGCAAAGAGCATATCGCATTGGCGCTGGAAGCTGCCGAGAAATCCATGACCCTGATGAAAAACGATCACCATGTCCTGCCGTTCTCAAAAACAGAGACCAAGCGTATCGCGGTTATTGGCGAACTCGGCAGCAAAGGAAACATTGGCGATCATGGCTCAAGCCGGGTGTTTCCGCCTTACATTGTTACACCGCTGGAGGGAATTAAACGCCTGCTTCCAAATGCCGAGGTGATCTTCGATAGCGGGGAGGATCTGGAGCAGGCGAAGCAATTGGCGAAATCCGTTGATGCCGTTGTTTTTGTCGCAGGATATGACCACGATGATGAGGGAGAATCCGTCACGAACGAAGATGCCGATTTGAAGGCGGGCGGGGATCGTAAAAACAGTCTTGGTTTGCACACGAAGGATATTGAACTTATTAAAGCGGTTGGTCCCGTTAACCCCAACTCTGCTGCTGTATTGATCGGCGGCAATATGATCATGATTGAAGAATGGAAGCAGTCCGTGTCGTCCATCCTGATGGCCTATTATCCGGGAATGGAAGGCGGCACCGCCATCGCCAAAACGTTGTTCGGGGACGTCAACCCGGGCGGCAAATTGCCTTTTGTGGTACCGGTGAGCGAAAGCCATCTTCCCCAGGTGGATTGGGATGCAACCGAGATCAAATATGACTATTATCATGGGTATGCCAAATTGGAGAAGGAAGGAATCGAGCCTTCCCTGCCTTACGGATATGGTTTATCCTACACCAGCTTCGCACTGTCCAATGCTTCCTTCAAAACAGTGGATGATCATATCATCGCAGCTTGCGAGGTTGAAAATACAGGAGACGTAACGGGCGACGAAGTCGTTCAGCTGTATGTCGGTTTTGGCAACTCCGGACTGGACCGGCCTGTTAAAGTGCTGCGCGGGTTTAAGCGGATCACGCTGAAGCCGGGGCAAAAGGAGAAGGTTGAAATCGCCTGTCCGGTTGAAAAAATCAAATGGTTTAATCCTGCCGCAAACCGGTGGGAGCTTGAAGAGATGGCTTATGAGGTGTACATCGGAACCAGCAGCGCAGAAAAGCATTTAATCAAGGGAAGCATTAATTTACATTAG